One genomic window of Myxocyprinus asiaticus isolate MX2 ecotype Aquarium Trade chromosome 5, UBuf_Myxa_2, whole genome shotgun sequence includes the following:
- the LOC127440549 gene encoding stonustoxin subunit beta-like: MPRLARSIGEWRFKNSLNPPTCDSCQLTLDLNTVNKNLCLSEENRVITATESVQQYPDHLDRFHNFYQVLCQESVCERCYWEVEWSGRAVCISVSYKTISRKGSGSECMFGYNDQSWGLFCSSTSQTVNNINTKLPEVCNSSRIGVYVDHSAGTLSFYSVSDTMILIHRVHTIFMQPLYPGFRVCNHESAVKLCGITN, translated from the exons ATGCCCCGTCTTGCCCGAAgcattggtgaatggaggtttaagaacagcctgaatccaccaaCATGTG ATTCCTGTCAGCTCACTCTGGATCTCAACACAGTGAATAAAAACCTCTGTCTGTCTGAGGAGAACAGAGTGATTACTGCCACTGAATCAGTCCAGCAGTATCCTGATCATCTGGACAGATTTCATAATTTTTATCAGGTGTTGTGtcaagagagtgtgtgtgaacgCTGCTACTGGGAGGTGGAGTGGAGCGGTCGTGCTGTGTGTATATCAGTGTCATATAAGACCATCAGCAGGAAGGGATCTGGTTCTGAGTGCATGTTTGGATATAATGATCAGTCCTGGGGTTTGTTCTGCTCTTCCACCAGTCAAACAGTCAACAACATAAATACTAAACTCCCAGAGGTGTGCAACTCAAGTAGAATAGGGGTGTATGTGGATCACAGTGCAGGAACTCTGTCCTTCTACAGCGTCTCTGACACAATGATCCTCATCCACAGAGTCCACACCATATTTATGCAACCTTTGTATCCTGGGTTTAGAGTTTGTAATCATGAATCAGCAGTGAAACTGTGTGGCATAACAAACTAG